A single window of Streptomyces cathayae DNA harbors:
- a CDS encoding aminotransferase class V-fold PLP-dependent enzyme: protein MSPARPLPAGEPENPLWQKEVREQFPIVTAHPELAYLDSAATSQKPRAVLEAVQTYLTTSNANAGRGTYPWANRTTELVESTRERVKEFLHDPEPGRCGVHFTSGTTEGLRTVARDWLVPYLGDGDEILVPYADHRANLDPWLEARRLLAERGVEVRVRALPYQAVSGDYDHRALAEAIGPRTRFVAATHVHHVYGGDMNVHRIREAVGPDVPICLDAAQSVGHLPVHLDDPSLDVDFVVFSGHKAMALPGSGAVWARNARGPVFRPGGWQGTPNTVGIVSLRAALDWLDAAGVERIARWTTTLTTRLTDRLGQLGPYEVLGCPASLAAHSPLPAAQRRHGIVTFRHRDIPSDDLGFILFSHGFMVRADSLCQAGTDERDGSVRVSLHAYNTAEEIDRLLTVLASLT, encoded by the coding sequence ATGAGCCCGGCGCGCCCGCTTCCCGCCGGGGAGCCCGAAAACCCGCTCTGGCAGAAGGAGGTGAGGGAACAGTTCCCCATCGTCACCGCGCATCCGGAGCTGGCATACCTCGACAGCGCGGCCACGTCACAGAAGCCACGTGCCGTACTGGAGGCCGTCCAGACGTACCTCACGACGTCGAACGCCAACGCGGGCCGCGGCACCTACCCCTGGGCCAACCGGACCACGGAACTGGTGGAGTCGACTCGGGAGCGGGTCAAGGAGTTCCTCCACGACCCCGAACCGGGCCGCTGTGGCGTCCACTTCACCAGCGGCACCACCGAGGGTTTGCGTACCGTCGCCCGTGACTGGCTCGTGCCGTACCTCGGGGACGGGGACGAGATCCTCGTGCCGTACGCCGACCACCGGGCCAATCTCGACCCCTGGCTCGAGGCCCGCCGGCTGCTGGCCGAGCGTGGTGTCGAGGTCCGCGTACGGGCGCTGCCGTACCAGGCGGTCTCCGGCGACTACGACCACCGGGCCCTGGCCGAGGCCATCGGCCCGCGGACCCGCTTCGTGGCCGCCACCCACGTCCACCACGTCTACGGCGGCGACATGAACGTGCACCGCATCCGCGAGGCGGTAGGCCCGGACGTACCGATCTGCCTGGACGCGGCGCAGAGCGTCGGTCACCTGCCCGTGCACCTCGACGATCCGTCGCTGGACGTGGACTTCGTGGTCTTCTCCGGGCACAAGGCGATGGCCCTGCCCGGATCAGGCGCGGTCTGGGCGCGCAACGCGCGGGGGCCCGTGTTCCGTCCGGGCGGCTGGCAGGGCACGCCCAACACGGTGGGCATCGTGTCGCTGCGGGCCGCACTCGACTGGCTCGACGCGGCCGGAGTCGAGCGGATCGCGCGCTGGACGACCACGCTCACCACCCGGCTGACGGACCGGCTCGGACAACTCGGCCCGTACGAGGTCCTCGGCTGCCCGGCGAGCCTGGCCGCCCACTCCCCACTGCCCGCGGCCCAGCGCCGCCACGGCATCGTCACCTTCCGCCACCGTGACATCCCGTCCGACGACCTCGGGTTCATCCTCTTCAGCCACGGTTTCATGGTGCGCGCCGACAGCCTCTGCCAGGCCGGCACCGACGAGCGGGACGGATCCGTACGGGTGAGCCTGCATGCCTACAACACGGCAGAGGAGATCGACCGCCTGCTGACTGTCCTCGCGTCGTTGACGTGA
- a CDS encoding ABC transporter ATP-binding protein/permease: protein MIVHPELRRAARRARRPLLAAALLQGAVTLTHLTQAVLLALALAGLARGDTGQLPWLLAAVLAVVTGRAGLAVWQRRTATRAGARVRVALRDELLAHLGRLGPAYLTTARAGAVRTTLVEGVEGVDAYVSRYLPQLLVTLAVPPLVLAVLAVVEPRALLGLVPALLLALLGPRAWDRLLATRGKEHWDTYEGLGADYLEALQGMPALRAAGAVGRTRARLEERSAALHRATVAKLRVSLVDTGITDLAIQGGTAAAALLACWSAVTGSTTAAGTYLVLLLASECFRPVRDLAREWHAGYLGVSAADGLAALRSAEPAVPDTATAPAHWHTPPELRFHKVRFTYDGAPAPALDGVSFTARAGRTTAIVGPSGAGKSTLLALLLRHHDPKEGRITLDGRPTTECALDSLRQGIAVVSQETYLFHATIADNLRLARPSATDDELTRTARAAGIHDEIAALPDGYATVLGERGATLSGGQRQRLALARALLSDAPVLVLDEATSAVDERREADIVRELLKAVGGRTVLVVAHRLAAVRHADQIVVLDAGQVDAVGDHTGLVEAGGVYTRLVEAGRAHRGELAA, encoded by the coding sequence ATGATCGTCCACCCCGAGCTGCGCCGCGCCGCACGGCGCGCACGGCGTCCCCTGCTCGCGGCCGCCCTCTTGCAGGGAGCCGTCACCCTCACCCACCTGACGCAGGCCGTGCTGCTGGCCCTCGCGCTCGCCGGCCTGGCCCGCGGTGACACCGGCCAACTCCCGTGGCTGCTGGCCGCGGTGCTCGCCGTCGTCACCGGCCGCGCCGGTCTCGCCGTGTGGCAGCGGCGCACCGCCACCCGCGCCGGGGCCCGGGTCAGGGTGGCACTGCGCGACGAACTCCTCGCCCACCTGGGCCGGCTGGGGCCCGCATACCTGACCACAGCGCGGGCGGGAGCCGTCCGCACCACCCTGGTCGAGGGGGTGGAAGGGGTCGACGCCTACGTCTCCCGCTACCTGCCCCAGCTCCTGGTCACCCTCGCGGTACCACCCCTGGTCCTCGCCGTCCTCGCCGTGGTCGAACCCCGTGCCCTCCTCGGACTCGTCCCCGCCCTGCTCCTGGCCCTGCTGGGCCCGCGCGCCTGGGACCGGCTCCTCGCCACCCGCGGAAAGGAGCATTGGGACACCTACGAAGGACTGGGCGCCGACTACCTGGAGGCCCTCCAGGGCATGCCCGCCCTGCGCGCCGCGGGCGCCGTCGGACGTACCCGCGCACGCCTGGAGGAGCGGTCCGCGGCCCTGCACCGCGCGACCGTCGCCAAACTGCGTGTGTCCCTGGTCGACACCGGCATCACCGACCTCGCCATTCAGGGCGGCACCGCCGCCGCAGCGCTCCTGGCGTGCTGGTCGGCCGTCACCGGATCCACCACCGCGGCCGGCACCTATCTGGTGCTGCTGCTGGCCTCCGAGTGTTTCCGCCCGGTCCGCGACCTCGCCCGGGAATGGCACGCCGGCTACCTGGGGGTGTCGGCCGCCGACGGGCTGGCGGCCCTGCGCTCGGCCGAGCCGGCGGTCCCCGACACCGCAACGGCGCCCGCGCACTGGCACACTCCGCCCGAACTCCGTTTTCACAAAGTCCGGTTCACCTACGACGGTGCTCCCGCACCCGCCCTGGACGGTGTCTCCTTCACCGCGCGAGCGGGACGGACCACCGCGATCGTCGGGCCGTCCGGCGCGGGCAAGTCGACCCTGCTGGCCCTGCTCCTGCGCCATCACGACCCGAAGGAAGGGCGGATCACCCTCGACGGGCGCCCCACGACCGAGTGCGCGCTCGACTCGCTGCGGCAGGGCATCGCCGTGGTCTCGCAGGAGACGTACCTGTTCCATGCCACCATCGCCGACAACCTGCGTCTTGCGCGGCCCAGCGCCACTGACGACGAGCTCACCCGGACGGCGCGCGCTGCCGGGATCCACGACGAGATCGCCGCCCTCCCGGACGGCTACGCCACAGTCCTCGGCGAACGGGGCGCCACGCTCTCCGGCGGCCAGCGACAGCGGCTCGCCCTCGCCCGGGCCCTGCTGTCCGACGCCCCGGTCCTCGTTCTCGACGAGGCCACCAGCGCGGTCGACGAGCGGCGCGAGGCGGACATTGTTCGGGAGCTGCTGAAGGCGGTCGGCGGGCGGACCGTCCTGGTGGTCGCCCACCGGCTCGCGGCCGTGCGGCACGCCGACCAGATCGTCGTCCTCGACGCGGGACAGGTGGACGCCGTCGGCGACCACACTGGCCTGGTCGAGGCCGGCGGCGTCTACACCCGGCTCGTCGAGGCCGGCCGCGCCCACCGAGGGGAACTCGCCGCATGA
- a CDS encoding YcaO-like family protein has translation MTALPLEALVDPVCGIVRKVKPVEHPAGAPPRYTALTAEVSDARRHGLWPADRVSLGTTFGDPEQARVAAIAEGMERYCGNRVPPPGHPDAPLRATAAELADKGLRLYGPADLPAYAPWQYARAKFPYRPLTADTPALWTRGTERLPDGTDAEVWAPVSLTHLNWRQGGLRELPRTHHLNYAGIATGQGLDDAVERGLMEIVERDALELWWHLDGPTRGIDPASVPGLADDLAGSALDVHIVEMPSEFAPCMAALVHDPRLGLYAAGFACKYDPAEAARKAVLEAVHTWVFTQGLTDPDGWVFQAVEAGLLARGLYLEHRADGRYLGVCGEQFEHVRDLGAHVQVWLDERMAVEARRFTEPALGTVSVAEVEPGGRERLESTLRGGGHRVMTFDLTTEDVAETALRVARVLVSGLLPNAPAAFGYFGCPRLAEAAVARGWRVTAPSAPEDFTLAPPPHM, from the coding sequence ATGACGGCTCTGCCGCTGGAAGCGCTCGTCGACCCCGTCTGCGGAATCGTCCGCAAGGTCAAGCCCGTCGAGCACCCCGCGGGCGCCCCGCCCCGCTACACCGCGCTCACGGCCGAGGTGTCCGACGCCCGCAGACACGGCCTGTGGCCCGCCGACCGGGTCTCCCTCGGCACCACCTTCGGCGACCCCGAGCAGGCCCGTGTCGCCGCGATAGCCGAGGGGATGGAGCGCTACTGCGGCAACCGCGTTCCGCCGCCCGGCCACCCGGACGCACCCCTGCGCGCCACCGCCGCCGAACTGGCGGACAAGGGCCTGCGCCTGTACGGCCCGGCCGATCTGCCCGCCTACGCACCCTGGCAGTACGCCCGCGCGAAGTTCCCCTACCGCCCGCTCACCGCCGACACCCCCGCGCTGTGGACACGAGGAACCGAACGACTGCCCGACGGGACCGACGCCGAGGTCTGGGCACCCGTCTCGCTCACCCACCTCAACTGGCGCCAAGGCGGCCTGCGTGAGCTGCCCCGCACCCACCACCTCAACTACGCCGGGATCGCCACCGGACAGGGCCTCGACGACGCTGTCGAGCGCGGCCTGATGGAGATCGTCGAGCGCGACGCCCTGGAACTGTGGTGGCACCTGGACGGCCCGACCCGGGGCATCGACCCGGCGAGCGTGCCCGGCCTCGCCGACGACCTCGCCGGCTCCGCGCTCGACGTCCACATCGTCGAGATGCCCTCGGAGTTCGCCCCCTGCATGGCCGCGCTCGTCCACGATCCGCGCCTCGGCCTGTACGCCGCCGGGTTCGCCTGCAAGTACGATCCGGCCGAGGCCGCCCGCAAAGCCGTCCTGGAAGCCGTCCACACCTGGGTTTTCACCCAGGGCCTGACCGACCCCGACGGCTGGGTGTTCCAGGCCGTCGAGGCCGGGCTGCTCGCCCGCGGGCTGTACCTGGAGCACCGGGCCGACGGCCGCTACCTCGGCGTGTGCGGCGAGCAGTTCGAGCACGTGCGGGACCTGGGAGCACACGTGCAGGTGTGGCTTGACGAGCGGATGGCGGTCGAGGCCCGGAGGTTCACCGAGCCTGCGCTCGGGACGGTATCCGTCGCAGAGGTCGAGCCGGGCGGTCGGGAGCGGCTGGAGAGCACGCTGCGCGGGGGCGGTCACCGTGTCATGACCTTCGATCTCACCACCGAGGACGTGGCGGAGACCGCGCTGCGCGTCGCCCGGGTCCTCGTCTCCGGACTGCTGCCCAACGCGCCCGCCGCCTTCGGCTACTTCGGCTGCCCGCGCCTTGCCGAGGCCGCCGTCGCGCGCGGATGGCGCGTGACCGCGCCGAGCGCGCCGGAGGATTTCACGCTGGCACCTCCGCCGCACATGTGA
- a CDS encoding pyridoxal-phosphate dependent enzyme — MRYDSITEAIGNTPLVRIDPAVHGLRNIDLYAKLEMLNPFGSVKDRPAWHMARPHLEAAADGDGTVVELSSGNTAKALALLAGMHGARFKSVTNRMRVPEIKELLLLLGAEIEELPGRSECLDPTDTDDPLTHFHRALSDPGSTYLHTDQYFNPRNVEAHAEGTGPEIVKDLDGRVPDWFVACVGTAGSSTGVARVLREHDPRVRVLGLVAHKSDFIPGIRTIDEVHQVGLFDPATYDTIESVTSDEAIDGMITLIRRCGMLSGPTGGAAYQGAVRQLRYADAELDGTGQRRTAVFIVCDRAESYLSYVRQRRPQLLGRTGRGHSASAVTNAEARAEARVIDVDDARRWSAEGDPRPLVVDLRSPHAYAALHIEGSVNIVDEVFEDLLRGGLPFSKRTPVLLACPVGEKSLRYAAVLSRMGHPDVRSLAGGIVAWRDAGAPLVRE; from the coding sequence ATGAGGTACGACAGCATCACCGAGGCCATAGGCAACACGCCTCTGGTGCGCATCGATCCCGCCGTACACGGTCTGCGCAACATCGACCTCTACGCCAAGCTGGAGATGCTCAATCCGTTCGGGTCCGTCAAGGACCGGCCCGCCTGGCACATGGCCCGGCCCCATCTGGAGGCCGCGGCCGACGGCGACGGAACGGTCGTGGAGCTCTCCAGCGGCAACACGGCCAAGGCCCTGGCCCTGCTGGCCGGTATGCACGGAGCGAGGTTCAAGAGCGTCACCAACCGGATGCGGGTACCCGAGATCAAGGAGCTCCTCCTGCTCCTCGGCGCCGAGATCGAGGAACTTCCCGGGCGCAGCGAGTGCCTCGACCCGACCGACACGGACGACCCGCTGACGCACTTCCACCGGGCCCTCTCCGATCCGGGGAGCACCTACCTGCACACCGACCAGTACTTCAACCCGCGCAACGTCGAGGCGCACGCGGAGGGTACCGGTCCCGAGATAGTGAAGGACCTGGACGGCCGGGTGCCGGACTGGTTCGTCGCCTGCGTGGGCACGGCGGGTTCGTCGACCGGTGTCGCCAGGGTCCTGCGCGAGCACGACCCGCGTGTGAGGGTCCTCGGCCTGGTGGCCCACAAGTCGGACTTCATACCCGGCATCCGCACCATCGACGAGGTCCACCAGGTCGGCCTGTTCGACCCGGCGACGTACGACACCATCGAGTCGGTGACCTCGGACGAGGCCATCGACGGGATGATCACCCTGATCCGCCGCTGCGGAATGCTGAGCGGACCGACCGGCGGCGCCGCCTACCAGGGGGCGGTGCGGCAGCTGCGGTACGCCGACGCCGAGCTGGACGGGACGGGGCAGCGCCGGACGGCGGTGTTCATCGTGTGCGACCGGGCCGAGAGCTATCTCAGCTACGTGCGTCAGCGACGCCCCCAGCTCCTGGGCCGGACCGGCCGCGGGCACTCCGCGTCGGCCGTCACCAACGCCGAGGCCCGTGCGGAGGCCCGCGTCATCGACGTGGACGACGCCCGGCGCTGGTCCGCCGAGGGTGATCCCCGGCCCCTCGTCGTCGACCTGCGCAGCCCGCACGCCTACGCCGCCCTGCACATCGAGGGCTCGGTCAACATCGTCGACGAGGTGTTCGAGGATCTGCTCCGCGGCGGGCTCCCCTTCAGCAAGCGCACACCCGTGCTGTTGGCCTGTCCCGTCGGCGAGAAGTCACTGCGCTACGCTGCCGTGCTGTCCCGGATGGGCCACCCGGACGTCCGCAGTCTGGCCGGCGGGATCGTCGCCTGGCGGGACGCGGGCGCACCGCTGGTACGCGAATGA
- a CDS encoding Y4yA family PLP-dependent enzyme, whose translation MDVPLYLRPRVDPPLASLLTDRPFLHSLVDALGSPLNVLLPEAVAENAARFRAVYRRHHLTGRAYFAHKANRSSALLRRLAAEDPATVGVDVASTEELRHALGCGFTGDRIMATGPKDAAFLWLAARVGATVNLDSPGELERLSGLVRAHGLGRVAVLVRLSGFEHATGHGGAGTRLLSRRSRFGTPVRDSEALLSALERNADAVEFVGAAYHMDTTGVEEKARALEQCVLFMDECRARGLAPRALDIGGGFGVGYVAEAEEWERWTTALTEAVLGVRPPLTWRGHGYGLRNEGGTVRGAAALYPAYRPTAGPGYLDELLSLPAPVLGRPPATLLLEHLHDLYIEPGRSLVDQCGLSLARVLDVRPADMDAGQYLVRLAMNAGDMSLEEHGVLVDPVLLPRGEAASGDGEPVGVYLTGNLCLEGDLLTRRLVFLPRLPRAGDLLAFANTAGYAMDFHAHHAQRQPVARTVAVERRDDSWRWCPDEDYWPITPLGGAIG comes from the coding sequence ATGGATGTGCCCTTGTATCTGAGGCCGAGGGTGGATCCGCCGCTCGCCTCACTGCTGACGGACCGGCCCTTCCTGCACTCGCTCGTCGACGCGCTGGGGTCGCCGCTCAACGTGCTGCTCCCCGAGGCCGTGGCCGAGAACGCCGCCCGCTTCCGTGCCGTCTACCGCCGCCACCATCTCACCGGGCGGGCGTACTTCGCGCACAAGGCGAACCGGTCCAGCGCCCTGCTGCGGAGACTGGCGGCGGAGGACCCGGCCACCGTCGGCGTCGACGTCGCCTCCACGGAGGAGCTGAGGCACGCACTGGGTTGTGGGTTCACCGGCGACCGCATCATGGCCACCGGACCCAAGGACGCCGCGTTCCTCTGGCTGGCCGCGCGCGTCGGAGCCACGGTCAACCTGGACTCGCCCGGGGAACTGGAACGTCTCTCCGGCCTGGTGCGCGCGCACGGGCTCGGCCGAGTCGCCGTGCTGGTACGCCTGTCGGGGTTCGAGCACGCCACCGGCCACGGGGGAGCGGGCACCCGGCTGCTCTCCCGGCGCAGCCGCTTCGGCACCCCGGTGCGGGATTCGGAGGCGCTGCTGTCGGCGCTCGAACGCAACGCGGACGCGGTGGAGTTCGTTGGCGCCGCCTACCACATGGACACCACCGGTGTGGAGGAGAAGGCGCGGGCGCTGGAGCAGTGCGTGCTGTTCATGGACGAATGCCGGGCGCGGGGACTCGCGCCGCGCGCCCTCGACATCGGGGGCGGATTCGGTGTCGGCTACGTCGCCGAGGCGGAGGAATGGGAGCGGTGGACCACCGCGCTGACCGAGGCGGTGCTCGGCGTCCGTCCGCCGTTGACCTGGCGCGGTCACGGATACGGGCTGCGCAACGAGGGCGGCACGGTGCGCGGTGCCGCCGCGCTGTACCCCGCTTACCGCCCCACCGCCGGACCCGGCTACCTCGACGAGCTTCTCTCCCTGCCTGCGCCGGTGCTGGGCCGCCCGCCCGCCACCCTCCTGCTGGAGCACCTCCACGACCTGTACATCGAACCCGGTCGCTCCCTGGTCGACCAGTGCGGGCTGTCGCTCGCCCGGGTGCTGGACGTACGGCCCGCGGACATGGACGCCGGGCAGTACCTGGTGCGTCTCGCCATGAACGCGGGTGACATGAGCCTGGAGGAACACGGGGTCCTGGTGGACCCCGTCCTGCTGCCGCGTGGCGAAGCGGCGTCGGGCGACGGGGAGCCGGTCGGCGTCTACCTCACCGGCAATCTGTGCCTGGAAGGTGATCTCCTCACCCGCCGCCTGGTCTTCCTGCCCCGGCTGCCGCGGGCGGGGGATCTGCTGGCCTTCGCCAACACCGCCGGATACGCCATGGACTTCCACGCCCATCACGCGCAGCGCCAGCCCGTCGCGCGGACGGTGGCGGTGGAGCGGCGGGACGATTCCTGGCGCTGGTGCCCGGACGAGGACTACTGGCCGATCACACCCTTGGGGGGAGCAATCGGATGA
- a CDS encoding ABC transporter ATP-binding protein → MSTVTGPAATGADVPARGALRALLPALAAHRAMTARTCAAALLEQGSLVALVTLAAHTVGTAVIEGRAPAAGTVSALVALVLVRALTTWREMDLSHDLAYRVLAALRVRVFDGLARSAPARVAGRRSGDLAATAMADVEALEFFYAHTTAQLLAAGTVFTGGSVLLALVEPWLPVAVLPVAALLAAAPFADARARTVRGGRTRTAVAALSADTVETADGLRELLAFGALAGRRRKLAERGRQVGDAQRAEATWEAVAAAVRDLLIVVAVLGVVAAAAHSVTSGRLHGAWVPAAMALALSVLGPVAESARALSQAVALRAAAARVDAAVKAPALAPPPTAPRPLPPGPLGVRLHRVRFDYGGGPVLDGVDLTVHPGRTLALVGASGAGKSTCAHLLARFWDPSAGEVQLLPADGEPVDVREVDDAELRRAVVLVGQDTPLFHGTLAENLRLAVPEADDRVLAEAARLCGVDRIAPLDTPVGERGATLSGGQRARIALARALLAGPRVLVLDESTAHLDNTGDAELATVLQEESRTTIFIAHRPATIRRADRIAVLEGGLITEEGTWEELTSRPGSALNRILSTTPS, encoded by the coding sequence ATGAGCACCGTCACCGGTCCCGCCGCCACCGGGGCGGACGTCCCCGCGCGGGGCGCGCTGCGGGCCCTGCTGCCCGCCCTCGCGGCACACCGCGCCATGACGGCCCGCACCTGTGCCGCCGCGCTCCTCGAACAGGGCTCCCTCGTCGCGCTGGTGACCCTGGCCGCGCACACCGTGGGCACCGCCGTCATCGAAGGGCGCGCACCCGCGGCCGGCACCGTCTCCGCGCTCGTCGCCCTCGTTCTCGTACGGGCCCTGACGACCTGGCGGGAGATGGACCTCTCGCACGACCTGGCCTACCGGGTGCTGGCCGCACTGCGGGTCCGTGTTTTCGACGGACTGGCCCGCAGCGCGCCCGCCCGGGTCGCGGGCCGGCGCAGCGGCGACCTCGCCGCCACCGCCATGGCCGACGTGGAGGCGCTGGAGTTCTTCTACGCCCACACCACCGCCCAGCTGCTCGCGGCGGGAACGGTCTTCACCGGCGGATCGGTGCTTCTGGCCCTGGTGGAGCCGTGGCTGCCGGTGGCCGTGCTGCCGGTCGCGGCCCTGCTTGCCGCGGCGCCCTTCGCCGACGCCCGCGCACGCACGGTACGCGGCGGCCGCACCCGCACGGCCGTGGCCGCGTTGTCGGCCGACACGGTGGAGACCGCCGACGGGCTGCGCGAACTGCTTGCCTTCGGTGCTCTGGCCGGACGCCGCCGCAAGCTGGCGGAGCGGGGGCGGCAGGTGGGCGACGCCCAGCGTGCCGAGGCCACCTGGGAGGCCGTCGCCGCCGCCGTCCGCGACCTCCTCATCGTGGTCGCGGTCCTCGGCGTGGTCGCCGCGGCGGCGCATTCCGTGACCTCCGGACGGCTGCACGGCGCGTGGGTCCCGGCCGCGATGGCGCTGGCCCTGTCCGTCCTCGGCCCGGTCGCGGAGTCGGCCCGCGCCCTGAGCCAGGCCGTGGCCCTTCGCGCCGCCGCCGCTCGCGTCGACGCGGCCGTCAAGGCCCCCGCCCTCGCCCCGCCGCCCACCGCACCACGTCCCCTGCCTCCCGGACCACTGGGCGTCCGGCTGCACCGAGTGAGGTTCGACTACGGCGGCGGGCCCGTGCTGGACGGCGTGGACCTCACCGTCCACCCCGGCCGGACACTCGCCCTCGTCGGCGCTTCCGGCGCCGGCAAGTCCACCTGTGCCCACCTGCTGGCCCGCTTCTGGGACCCGTCCGCCGGTGAGGTCCAGCTGCTGCCCGCCGACGGCGAGCCCGTGGACGTGAGGGAGGTGGACGACGCGGAACTGCGGCGGGCGGTGGTCCTGGTGGGACAGGACACCCCCCTCTTCCACGGCACCCTCGCCGAGAACCTGCGGCTCGCCGTGCCCGAGGCCGACGACCGGGTGCTGGCCGAGGCGGCACGGCTGTGCGGCGTCGACCGGATCGCGCCCCTGGACACGCCCGTCGGTGAGCGGGGCGCCACGCTGTCCGGCGGTCAGCGGGCCCGCATCGCCCTGGCCCGCGCGCTGCTGGCCGGACCGCGCGTCCTCGTGCTCGACGAGTCCACCGCCCACCTGGACAACACCGGCGACGCCGAACTCGCCACCGTGCTGCAGGAGGAGAGCCGCACGACGATCTTCATCGCCCACCGCCCGGCCACCATCCGCCGCGCCGACCGCATCGCAGTCCTGGAGGGCGGCCTCATCACGGAAGAGGGAACCTGGGAGGAACTCACAAGCCGCCCCGGCAGCGCGCTCAACCGCATCCTCAGCACCACCCCCTCCTGA
- a CDS encoding SagB/ThcOx family dehydrogenase, whose protein sequence is MEDHREDPPTGLVAALARARSPERPGPDTPAGAPVRAWAGSPRPIPEAGPANLDLRTLLRLSLAASDTSGRLRPTPSAGALHPVDTELVVGTGCSLPPGRYGYDPLRHRVHHVGPPVDGTPPGVTAALSVTAQRTVSHYGHRAWPLLLLDTGHAAAALLLAARVLGVGESDVRMDGRAENPLAVVRIPPPDGRSPRRPAETEDPPTPADLLARRSTPPPLPGLPPRDALRAVLATAERAGGGGLLRWSAAVGPPRPGLMELTPEGTTLRRYASGEARPTLAAWAAGQAWLADAGAALLAHGCPTDADTAHIRRAHLRAGFAVHLAHVAALRHGLAARPVGSWQQADLGAALGAAPGRDWVVHALALGTRHADEENST, encoded by the coding sequence GTGGAAGACCACCGCGAGGACCCGCCGACGGGCCTCGTCGCCGCCCTCGCCCGGGCCCGCTCCCCGGAGCGCCCCGGCCCCGACACACCCGCCGGAGCACCCGTCCGGGCCTGGGCGGGCTCGCCGCGCCCGATCCCGGAGGCCGGCCCCGCGAACCTCGACCTGCGGACTCTGCTGCGTCTTTCCCTGGCGGCCTCGGACACCTCCGGACGCCTCAGGCCCACCCCCTCCGCCGGTGCGCTGCACCCGGTGGACACCGAACTGGTCGTGGGCACCGGCTGCTCCCTGCCGCCCGGCCGCTACGGCTACGACCCGCTGCGCCACCGCGTCCACCACGTCGGCCCGCCCGTCGACGGCACGCCGCCGGGCGTGACCGCCGCACTCTCCGTCACCGCACAGCGCACGGTGTCCCACTACGGCCATCGGGCCTGGCCTCTCCTGCTGCTGGACACCGGGCACGCCGCCGCGGCGTTGCTCCTGGCGGCCCGCGTCCTGGGCGTGGGCGAATCCGACGTACGGATGGACGGACGCGCCGAGAACCCCCTGGCCGTCGTACGCATCCCACCGCCCGACGGGCGGAGCCCGAGGCGCCCTGCAGAGACTGAGGACCCGCCCACCCCGGCCGACCTGCTGGCGCGCCGCAGTACCCCGCCACCGTTGCCGGGCCTCCCACCCCGCGATGCACTGCGGGCAGTCCTGGCGACCGCCGAACGGGCCGGGGGCGGTGGCCTGTTGCGCTGGAGCGCCGCGGTCGGCCCGCCTCGGCCCGGCCTCATGGAACTGACCCCCGAGGGCACGACCCTGCGGCGCTACGCGTCCGGCGAGGCCCGTCCGACGCTCGCGGCCTGGGCCGCGGGCCAGGCGTGGCTCGCGGACGCCGGCGCCGCACTGCTCGCCCACGGCTGCCCCACGGACGCCGACACCGCGCACATCCGCCGCGCCCACCTGCGAGCCGGCTTCGCCGTCCACCTGGCCCATGTCGCAGCCCTGCGCCACGGGCTGGCGGCCCGGCCCGTCGGCTCCTGGCAGCAGGCGGATCTCGGCGCCGCCCTCGGCGCCGCGCCGGGCCGTGACTGGGTCGTGCACGCCCTGGCCCTCGGCACCCGCCACGCCGACGAGGAGAACTCCACATGA